From Xanthomonas citri pv. mangiferaeindicae:
CGGGCGTCGGCGCGTTGCCCGGACAACAGCCGCGGGTGCCGCAGTCGCGGATCGTCCAGGCGGGGTCGGACGACGCGCGCATCGGCACAGTCATGGCGGAAACGCGTCCAGCGCAGAACCACCCCAGTGAGCGCCCGTCACTGGGCGAGCATTGGTCGTCGATCCTGCAGGGCTTCGACGACACGACGGCCATGTTGCAGCGCCTGGATGCGGCTGATGCCTTGGCGCCGTTGCTGGCGCCCTTCGCGCCGTGTCCGATCCGCATCGTGCCCCGATCGACCGAGGCCTATGCGGAACTCGGGCGGATGCTCTGGCACCCGGTCTCGTTGCACAAGCCGCCGGAGGCCGAGCACCGCGCGCACGCGCTGCTTGCGAAGATGGCCGACCAAAAGGCCCTCGCGCCCAGCGACGATGCGGTGATCGCAGCCGAGGTCGCGGACCTGCTCGAAGGCGACATCCCGTTCTTCGCCACCACGCCCGGCCATGGCGAGTTGCAGGGGCCCCGGGGCACGAAGTGGCTCGCCCCCGCGATCTGGTCGCCGCGTCGCTGCAGCATTGGCGCCAGGCCGACTGGGCGCTGGAGCGCGAGATCATCAAGTCCACGCTGGTCAGCGCCTACGAGAGCGATGTCTGGTCGGCGCCGGTCGTTGGGTTGCGCGCCGAGTCGCCGCAGCTCGACGACCTCGAGCCGCGTCGCCGGCGTCAGGCGGCGCGAATGATGACGTTGCTCGGCGAAGCGAGCCTGCGCGGCGACGATGGCAGCGTCACCTGGATCGCGTCCGTGCTGGGGCAGACCGGCCGCACCGTGCAGCCATTGGGCCAGGATCTGTATGGTGGGATTTCCGGCATCGCATTGCTGGCGGCGGCCTACCAGCGGGAAATGCGCGCCGGGCGCGCGGATGACCTGCCCGGTATCGACGATCTGGTGGCGCGGCTGCTGACGACGATGCGCCTGGCCGAGACTCAGTCATTCCTGCGGCGTGCGCGCGTCCAACAACCGCGTCCGCCGGCACTGGGCGGCTACATCGGGCTCGGCTCGCAGGTCTGGACCTGGTTGATGCTCGAACGTTGGGGGGTGGTGCGGGGCGAAGGCCTGGAGCACGCCTGCAGGCTTGCGGAGCTGGTACCGGGCGCTGCAGACGCCGACGATGTCGGCGACCTGCTGACCGGCAAGGCGGGTGCGATCGTGCCGCTCATCCAGTTGGCGAGCGCCAGTGGCGATGCGCGCTATCTCGACATGGCCATCGACATGGGCGACCGCCTGTGTGCGGATGCGCAGTGCGAGGACGGCGTCGCCTACTGGACGCATGCCCGCTGGCCACGTGGCATGGGCGGGTTCGCTCACGGCGTCACCGGCATCGCCTGGGCCTTGTCGCGCTTGGCCGTTGCCAGCGGTCATGCGCGCTTCGAGGCGGTGGCGATGCAGGCCGATGCTTTCGAGGAGCGCCTGTACCAGCCGGAGGCGGGCAACTGGCTGGACCTGCGCATGCTCGAGGGGGCGCAGGCCCCCGCGGCCTGGTGCCACGGCGCGGTCGGCATCGGGCTGGCCTTGGCCGATCGCCAGCCTGGGCTCGACGATCCGCAGGTGCGTGCACGCGTCGTCGCCGCCGCGAAGACCGCCTGGCGGCACGGCGTCGGCCTCAACCACGGCATCTGCCATGGCGACATGGGGGCGTGGGAGCTCCTCGATCTCGCCTGCCGCGCTGGCCTGGGGCCCGACGGACTCGACGCCGAATCGTTGCTGGCCGCCGTGCTCACCAGCCTCGAGACGCACGGGCCGGTGTGTGGCCTGGCCGGTACCGCCTACGCGCCCGGCCTGATGGGTGGCCTGGCCGGCGTCGCTTACCAGTTGCTGCGTGCCCATCCGGCGCGTGCGCTGCCATCGGTGATGGTGATGGGGGACGCGCTGGGCGCAGGTGACGCGTCGCGGTGATCCGGGCGGCGCGGGCGGGTCTGTCGTGCCTGCCCGCGCCGCCGGCGATGCACTACATTGGTGCGATGCTCGCCGCCGCCCTGCCCGCTGCCGACTTCGATGCGCTGGCCACGCCCCTGGTGTGGACGGGGGCCGATGGCCGGATCCGCGACTGCAATCTGGCCTTCGCGCGCTGGCTGGGCGTGGGCCGGCGCCGGCTGCTGGAGCAGCCGCTGGCCGCGCTGGAGGTCGAGGGCGAGACCTTGCGGCAGGCGCTGGGTCAGTCCGGCGACGAGAGCGATACGCCGCTGCGGCTGCGGCGCCTGGCGCTGGCCTTTCTTGGCGGTGAGCCGCGCTTTGCCGACGCCTGGGTGACGCGCGCCGCCGGCGGCGTGCTGCTCGAGGCGCACCCGGTGGACGAGTTTCCGGGCGCCGACCCGACGCTGGCGATGCCGCTGGCGCTGTCGGCGGCGCTGCGCGGGCTGGCGCACGAACTGCGCAATCCATTGGCCGGACTCAAGGGCGCGGCGCAGCTGTTGGCCCGGCGTGCCGGCGACGGCGAGACGGGCGAACTGGTCGCGCTGGTCGGCTCGGAGGTCGGCCGGCTCAGTGCGCTGGTCGACCAGTTGTTGTCGCCCCAGGCGCCGCAACCGCATCGGCCGTTGAACATCCACGGTGTCCTGGAGCAGGTGCTGCGGCTGGCTGAGGCCGATGCCGGTTGGGCGGTGCGGATGGTCCGTGATTACGACCCCAGTCTGCCGGAGCTGTCGGGCGATGCCGACCGGCTGACCCAGGCGATCTGGAACCTGGTGCGCAATGCGATCCAGGCGGGCGCGGCGAACGTGACCCTGCGCACCCGCGCCGCGTTGGCGGCCCGTATTGGTGACGAGGTCCATGCGATGGCCTTGCGGTTGGAGGTCGTCGACGACGGCCGCGGCGTGCCGGGCGATCTCGTCGAGCAGATCTTCCTGCCCCTGGTGTCCGGGCGCCCGGACGGCAGTGGGCTCGGGCTGGCGTTGGCCCAGCAGGTCGCGCGCGAACATCGTGGCGCGCTGGTCTACCGCTCGCGTCCGGGCCACACCGTGTTCACGCTGCAGCTGCCGTTTCCGCTGCTCGACGCCGCGCCCGCGCCGTCCGCCGACGCCTCTGCCGATGTCGGCGCCTCCGAGGATCCTGCCTCCCCATGACGTCTCCCGCTCGTCGCATCTGGGTCGTCGACGACGATCGCGCCGTCCGCTTCGTCCTAGCCACCGCGCTCAGCGAGGCGGGCTACGACGTGTCCGGCTTCGACAGCGCGCAGGCCGTGCACGAGGCCTTGCTACGGCGTGCGGCCCCCGACCTGCTGTTCACCGACGTGCGCATGCCCGGCGACAGCGGCCTGCAGTTGCTCGATGCGCTCAAGCAGGCGCATCCGCAGTTGCCGGTCGTGGTGATGTCGGCCTACACCGATGTCGCCAGCACCGCCGGTGCGTTCCGCGGCGGCGCGCAAGAGTTCCTGTCCAAGCCCTTCGATCTCGACGAGGCGGTCGCTCTGGCTGCGCGCGTACTTGGCGACCGCGAGCCTGCACCGGCCGGCCCTGACGCGCCGGCGGTCGAGGACGCAGGGGCGGGTGTGGACGATGCGCTGGTCGGCGACACGCCGCAGATGCGGCAACTGTTCCGCGCGATCGGCCGGCTCGCGCAGGCGCCGGTCGCGGTGCTGGTGACCGGCGAGACCGGCACCGGCAAGGAACTGGTCGCGCGCGCGCTGCACCGCGAATCCCCGCGCGCCGGCCGGCCGTTCGTCGCCCTCAACACCGCCGCGATCCCGGCCGAACTGCTGGAAAGCGAGCTGTTCGGCCATGAGGCCGGTGCGTTTACCGGCGCGGCGCGGCGCCACGTCGGCCGCTTCGAGCAGGCCGACGGCGGCACCCTATTTCTCGATGAGATCGGCGACATGCCCGCGTCGCTGCAGACCCGGCTGCTGCGCGTCCTGGCCGAGGACGAGTTCTTCCGGGTCGGCGGCCGCGAGCTGATCCGGGTCGATGTGCGGGTGATCGCCGCGACCCACCAGGATCTCGAAGCGCTGGTCGCGCAGGGGCGCTTCCGCGCCGACCTGCTGCATCGGCTGGACGTCGTGCGTCTGCGCCTGCCGCCGCTGCGCGAGCGGCGCGATGACGTGCCGCGACTGGCCGAGCGCTTCCTCCAGGCGGCCGCCGCCAAGCTCGACGCGCCGGCCAAGCGGCTGGGCCGGGCGGCGCTGCAGCGGCTGGCGGCGTACGACTGGCCGGGCAACGTGCGTGAGCTGCAGAACCTGTGCTGGCGGCTGGCGGCGCTGGCGCCGTCGGAGCGTATCGCCGTGCAGGATCTCGACGCGCTGCTGCCGGCGCAGTCCGGCCTGGCGCGGGCAAGCGAGGCCGCGCCGGGCGACGTCACGCACTGGGAGGACGCGCTGCGCGCCTGGGCCGACCTACGGCTGCGCGCTGGCGATGCCGATCTCCATGCCCAGGCCCGCGAGCGGCTGGACCGGGTGCTGTTGGAAACCGCGCTGGCCCAGACCGGGGGACGTCGCGCCGAGGCGGCGGTGCGCCTGGGCGTCGGCCGCAACACCCTGACCCGCAAGCTCGGTGCCCGCGGCCGGCGCGGCTGAGCGGTGCCGGGGCCTTCATCCGCACTGAACTCCCGATCCATATGGTGTCGTCCGATGCTTCGATCGTTCCGTCCCGCCCTGTCCCTGCTCACCGCCGCGCTGGTCGTGGGCTGCGCCAGCGCGCCGCGCCCGGCGCCAGCGCCCGCCGCGGTGGCCACGCCGCCATTGGCCGGCACCGGCACCGCGAACGCTGCGGTGGCCAACCTCGCCTCGGCGTCGGGCACCCTGGTCAGTGGTCGGGTGATGCTCAGCCCGGCGCAAGGCGGCGTGCGCGTGCGCGGCGAGATCGGCGGCCTGGTCCGTAACGGCACCCACAACCTGCGCCTGCATGCCCGCGGCGACTGCAGCGCGGTCGATGCCGCCAGCGCCGGGCCCGAGTACGACGCCCAGCGCGGTGCGCCGTCGCAACTGCCCGACTCGGGCGAGCGCGGGCGGATCCTCGCCGATGCGCGTGGCGTTGCCCCGATCGACCTGCTGCTGCCCGGTGCGGTGCTGGGCGGCGGCGCGCCCAATGATGTCGTCGGCCGCGCGCTGCTGGTGCTCGGCGCGACCCCCGGCGCGATCAGCGCGCGTGTCGCCTGCGGCGTCGTCCGGATCGAATGATCCACGTCTACCCATCCAGTTCTCGGCGCACTGCGTCCTTTCGACCCCGAAGGAGTACTTCCATGTCCCAGACCCGTCTCTTCGCGCCCGCCGTCGCGGTGCTCGCGCTGGCGCTCTCCGCCTGCGGTAACAGCAGCACGACCGACAACGAAGATGCCGCCGCCGAGGCCGACCGCGCCGCCGCGCCCGCGTCGGGCCAGGCATCTGCTCCTGCGGCCGAGACCGCGGCCGCAGGTGCCAGTGCCAGCGCCGAGCTTGCCCCGACCCAGGGCCATGAAACCGCCGGCACCTTGCGCTTTGCGATGGTCGATGGCCGCATCCAGGTCACCGGCACGGTGAACGGCCTGCCGCCGGGCGGCACGCACGGCTTCCATGTGCACGAGCACGGCGATTGCAGCGCGCCGGACGGCACCAGCGCCGGGGGCCACTTCAATCCGGCCAGCAGCGACCACGGCCGGGTCGGCCACGGTGCGCATCACGTTGGCGACAGCGACAACATCGTTGCCGGCACCGATGGCACCGCGTCGGTCGATGGCTGGCTGGAAGGCGCAACGCTCGGCGATGGGGCGCCGACCGACATCGTCGGCAAGGCGGTCATCGTCCATGCCAATGCCGACGACTACGTCACCCAGCCGACCGGCAACGCTGGCGACCGGCTGGCCTGCGGCGTGATTCGTTCCTGACGGACTGCGGGCTCCACCTGTGGGGCCTTACGCCTCGCGGGTAGCGTTGGGCGGGGCGCGGTGAAAGTCTCGCCCCCACCCGATGCCTGCGGCATCGACCTCCCCCGCGTGCGGGGGAGGTGAGTTCACATCGGCCGCGAAGTCGTGTCCATTCGACTCTGGCGCGATGCTATAAAGCGCGCCCCGCATTGTGGGGAGGTGAGTCAGATCGGCCGCGAAGTCGCGTCCATTCGATTCTGGGCGCGATGCCATAAAGCCCTCCCCCCGCATCGCGGGGAGGGTTGGGTGGGGGCCAGAAGGTCGCGGTGGCATGCGGACGCCATTGCCCCTACGCGATGCCTGCGGCATCGGACCTCCCGGGAGATGAGTCCAGATCGGCTGCGACGTCGCGTCCTTTCGATTCTGGGCGCGATGCCCTAAAGCCCTGCCCCGCATCGCGGGGAGGGTTGGGTGGGGGTCAGAAGGTCGCGGTGGCATGCGGACGCCATTGCCCCTACGCGATGCCTGCGGCATCGAACTCCCCACATCGCGGGGGAGATGCGTCCAGCTTGGCCGCAAAGGGCCGCATCCCGCCGACCTCCCGCGCAGGGAGTGGCCTGCAGTGCCGACGGTTTGACGGTCAGGCCAGCGCGGTGCGCGGGTCTTGGCCTGGGGTGACGTGTACGAACTCGACCGGCACGCCGTGCGCCTGCAGCACGGCGGCGAACTGGCGCTGGCGGGCCTCGTGCATCGCCAGGCCATGGGCGAGGCGGCCTTCGTCCTGCTCGCCCGGCGCGCACCGTCGCCGCCAATCGTCGGGGCCCAGCAGTGCCATGCGCACCTCGCCCTGCGCATGTCGCAGCAGCGGTTCGGGCGGGGCGTCGAGCCAGATTTCATCGGCTGGCGCCAGCAACGCGGCCTCGAGCACGTCCCACAGCGGCTCGAGCCCCTGGTTGCGGTACTGCAGCGCGGTCATCGCCAACAGGTCGTGCAGCGTCAGGTAGCGGGCGTGTTCGATTCGCGCGCCGAACGCGTCCTGCGCCTGCAACGCGGTGTCGGCCTGCACCATGCCCAGGTCGAGCAGCATCGATTCCATGTGCGCCGAGACCGCCTCGGTCGCGGCGGGTTCGCCGACAAACAGATACGGCAGCACGCGCAGGCGACCACCGGCCAGTTCCGGGTCGGCACGGAACGGCAGCGGCGTTTCGCCCTTCTCGTCGGCACCGAAGGCGATGATCCGCGGCCCCTGCCCGGCTTGCGGCGCGCGCGCACGCAGTTCCTCCAGCCGACGGTGCACCGGCCAGCCCGGGCGCAGTAACTCGGCGGGGTCGAAATGCGCCGCGGCAAAGACCAGGTCGAGGTCGCGCACACCGGGCACCAGCACGCCCAGATCACGCCCCAGGCGTGTGGCCAGTGCACCGGCCGCCTGCTGGCCCACGGCATCGCGTGCCGGCACTGAGTCGTCGCTCAGTTCCAGGGCCAGGACGCCGCGCACGAGCGGCGCGGCATCGTGTCGGGAAATGTCGGGATCTGCGGTCATTGGCCGTCCACACGGGCAGGGATACACTCGTTCACATTATGCCCGTCCCGTGTCGTGGACAGTCTCACGCAAGCCCCTGCGAGGAAAATCCGATGCTGCTAGGTCGTCCCGTCGCCGTGCTCGGTGGCGTCCGCATCCCGTTCTGTCGCCAGAACACCGCGTACGCCGACGTCGGCAACCTCGGCATGTCGGTGCGCACGCTCGGCGCCCTGGTCGAGAAGTTCGGCCTGCATGGGCAGCAGCTGGGCGAGGTGGCGATGGGCGCGGTGATCAAGCACTCGAGCGACTGGAACCTCGGGCGCGAGGCGGCGCTGTCGTCGGGGCTGTCGGCGCTGACGCCGGGCATCACGATGCAGCGCGCCTGTGGCACCTCGCTCGACACCATCGTGGCGATCGGCAACAAGATCGCGACCGGTCAGATCGAATCGGGCATCGGCGGCGGCTCGGACACCACCTCCGACGTGCCGATCGTCTACGGCCGCGCACTGCGTCGCCGGTTGTTGACGGCCAATGCCGCCAAGTCCACCAAGGACCGCATCGCGGCGTTCCGGGGCTTTCGTCCGCGCGAGCTCAAGCCCGACTTTCCGGGCGTGGCCGAGCCGCGCACCGGCAAGTCGATGGGCGAGCACTGCGAAGACATGGCCAAGGAGTGGAGCATCTCGCGCGATTCGCAGGACGAGCTCGCGGTCGCCTCGCACCACAAGCTCGCTGCGGCCTACGAGCGTGGGTTCTTCGACGATCTGGTCGTGAGCTTCCGCGGCGTTGCGCGCGACAACATCCTCAGGCCCGACACCTCGATCGAGAAGCTCGCCACGCTCAAGCCTGCGTTCGACAAGGTCTCGGGCCGTGGCACGCTGACCGCCGCCAACTCCACGCCGCTCACCGACGGCGCGGCCGCGTGCCTGCTGGCCAGCGACGATT
This genomic window contains:
- a CDS encoding PAS domain-containing sensor histidine kinase, giving the protein MHYIGAMLAAALPAADFDALATPLVWTGADGRIRDCNLAFARWLGVGRRRLLEQPLAALEVEGETLRQALGQSGDESDTPLRLRRLALAFLGGEPRFADAWVTRAAGGVLLEAHPVDEFPGADPTLAMPLALSAALRGLAHELRNPLAGLKGAAQLLARRAGDGETGELVALVGSEVGRLSALVDQLLSPQAPQPHRPLNIHGVLEQVLRLAEADAGWAVRMVRDYDPSLPELSGDADRLTQAIWNLVRNAIQAGAANVTLRTRAALAARIGDEVHAMALRLEVVDDGRGVPGDLVEQIFLPLVSGRPDGSGLGLALAQQVAREHRGALVYRSRPGHTVFTLQLPFPLLDAAPAPSADASADVGASEDPASP
- a CDS encoding nitrogen regulation protein NR(I), whose protein sequence is MTSPARRIWVVDDDRAVRFVLATALSEAGYDVSGFDSAQAVHEALLRRAAPDLLFTDVRMPGDSGLQLLDALKQAHPQLPVVVMSAYTDVASTAGAFRGGAQEFLSKPFDLDEAVALAARVLGDREPAPAGPDAPAVEDAGAGVDDALVGDTPQMRQLFRAIGRLAQAPVAVLVTGETGTGKELVARALHRESPRAGRPFVALNTAAIPAELLESELFGHEAGAFTGAARRHVGRFEQADGGTLFLDEIGDMPASLQTRLLRVLAEDEFFRVGGRELIRVDVRVIAATHQDLEALVAQGRFRADLLHRLDVVRLRLPPLRERRDDVPRLAERFLQAAAAKLDAPAKRLGRAALQRLAAYDWPGNVRELQNLCWRLAALAPSERIAVQDLDALLPAQSGLARASEAAPGDVTHWEDALRAWADLRLRAGDADLHAQARERLDRVLLETALAQTGGRRAEAAVRLGVGRNTLTRKLGARGRRG
- a CDS encoding acetyl-CoA acetyltransferase (Catalyzes the synthesis of acetoacetyl coenzyme A from two molecules of acetyl coenzyme A. It can also act as a thiolase, catalyzing the reverse reaction and generating two-carbon units from the four-carbon product of fatty acid oxidation) produces the protein MLLGRPVAVLGGVRIPFCRQNTAYADVGNLGMSVRTLGALVEKFGLHGQQLGEVAMGAVIKHSSDWNLGREAALSSGLSALTPGITMQRACGTSLDTIVAIGNKIATGQIESGIGGGSDTTSDVPIVYGRALRRRLLTANAAKSTKDRIAAFRGFRPRELKPDFPGVAEPRTGKSMGEHCEDMAKEWSISRDSQDELAVASHHKLAAAYERGFFDDLVVSFRGVARDNILRPDTSIEKLATLKPAFDKVSGRGTLTAANSTPLTDGAAACLLASDDWAAAHGHEVLCHIRDAHVAAVDFVHGEGLLMAPTVAVAQMLARNGLTLQDFDIYEIHEAFAAQVLCTLRAWESADYCRTRLGLEAPLGRIDPQKINPLGSSLATGHPFAATGARIVATTAKQLVERGGGRALISICTAGGMGVVAILER